Proteins found in one Balearica regulorum gibbericeps isolate bBalReg1 chromosome 17, bBalReg1.pri, whole genome shotgun sequence genomic segment:
- the TCHP gene encoding trichoplein keratin filament-binding protein: MAPGGGAGRRVMALWWAARGRAPERWAAERRRELEARNRQQWERASRSFARAAICCSRQARWSVPRAPPPSPAAVRREAEEAAARLEQRRTRLRRLLGEEREALAAELRELRRGRGPEAVGMRQRSEELRAGREERRRKVAEQLLYEHWKKNNTELREVESELHRKHVLEAWGDQLMQKTKQEAAELEEKKRYENEYEVARREALERMRQEEEKRQLEEKKQAETLLQQIEELKLQETEAKKLKKEQENLLKQQWELENLEEERKQMEEHQKKRELGRFLRHQCNAQLKRRAQQIQEELETDRQILLALLEKEDEDQRRQSARRERAVADVAWMKHVIEEQLQLEKEREAELQTIFREEAKKMWEKREEEWEREKKARDRLMNEVLAGRQRQIQEKMELNRRAQEESIKYREQLIKDLEEAKELTRREKEQEEELKAAQRQELEAQLTERRLRLRDQEEQQRQREEEEEARSARQRCEELVRQEARRMAEQGYRSRLYSSPKAAWT, from the exons ATGGCGCCGGGCGGCGGTGCCGGGCGGCGGGTGATGGCGCTGTGGTgggcggcgcggggccgggccccgGAGCGCTGGGccgcggagcggcggcgggagctGGAGGCGCGCAACCGGCAGCAGTGGGAGCGGGCCAGCCGCTCCTTCGCCCGGGCCGCCATTTGCTGCTCCAGGCAGGCGCGGTGGAGTGTGCCGCGGGCCCCACCGCCCAG CCCGGCGGCGGTGCGGCGGGAggcggaggaggcggcggcgcggcTGGAGCAGCGGCGGACGCGGCTGCGGCGGCTGCTGGGCGAGGAGCGGGAGGCGCTGGCGGCGGAGCTGCGGGAgctgcggcggggccgcgggccGGAGGCCGTGGGGATGCGGCAGCGGAGCGAGGAGCTGCGAGCCGGCCGGGAGGAGCggaggaggaag GttgctgagcagctgctgtACGAGCACTGGAAGAAGAACAACACTGAGCTCCGGGAG GTGGAGTCGGAGCTGCACAGGAAGCACGTGCTGGAGGCTTGGGGTGATCAGCTAATGCAAAAAACCAAG CAAGAAGCAGCTGAACTTGAAGAGAAAAAACGTTATGAAAACGAATATGAAGTTGCACGAAGGGAAGCGCTGGAAAGAATGAgacaagaggaagagaagcGTCAGCTGGAAGAGAAGAAGCAAGCGGAGACGTTGCTTCAACAAATAGAAGAACTAAAATTACAGGAGACAGAG gcaaaaaaactgaaaaaagaacaagagaatTTATTGAAGCAGCAGTGGGAGCTGGAGAacttggaagaagaaaggaaacaaatggaAGAGCACCAGAAGAAGAGAGAGCTTGG tCGCTTTTTGAGGCATCAGTGTAATGCCCAGTTAAAGAGACGAGCCCAGCAGATACAAGAGGAGCTG GAGACGGACAGGCAAATCTTACTAGCCCTCCTGGAGAAAGAAGATGAGGATCAGCGCCGCCAGTCTGCGCGACGAGAACGAGCTGTTGCAGATGTTGCCTGGATGAAACATGTCATTGAGGAACAGCTCCAGttagaaaaggagagggaggcGGAGCTGCAGACTATTTTTAG agaagaagctaaaaaaatgtgggagaagagggaagaagaatgggaaagggagaagaaggCCAGAGATCGCCTGATGAATGAG gtcctggcaggcaggcagcgccAGATCCAAGAGAAGATGGAGTTGAACAGGCGGGCCCAAGAAGAGTCTATAAAGTATCGAGAGCAGCTGATTAAAGACCTTGAAGAGGCAAAAGAACTGACTAGGCgagagaaggagcaggaggaggaactgaaGGCAGcccagaggcaggagctggaagcGCAG CTGACAGAACGCCGCTTGCGCTTGCGAGaccaggaggagcagcagcgccagagggaggaggaggaagaggcgcGATCAGCCCGGCAGCGCTGCGAGGAGCTGGTGCGGCAGGAGGCCAGACGCATGGCTGAGCAGGGCTATCGCAGCAGG CTCTACAGTTCCCCAAAAGCAGCATGGACCTGA